The following proteins are encoded in a genomic region of Ignavibacteriota bacterium:
- the rpsH gene encoding 30S ribosomal protein S8 — MTDPIADYLTRIRNAVRARHKSVTIPASLVKKSITHILYEQGYIAGYSVIEHAVQGAIKIYLKYSDGRSAISGLERISTPGLRKYSGVDELPRTLNGLGLTIVSTPKGVMTDAQARGQHVGGEVLCRIW, encoded by the coding sequence ATGACAGACCCGATTGCCGACTACCTCACACGCATCCGCAATGCCGTTCGTGCCCGCCACAAATCGGTCACGATCCCTGCGTCGCTGGTGAAGAAAAGCATCACGCACATCCTGTACGAGCAGGGCTACATTGCCGGATATTCCGTCATTGAGCACGCGGTTCAGGGCGCGATCAAAATTTATCTCAAGTACTCCGACGGCCGCTCGGCGATATCCGGACTCGAGCGTATCAGTACGCCCGGCCTTCGCAAGTACTCCGGAGTGGACGAGCTGCCCCGCACCCTCAACGGGCTCGGGTTGACTATCGTCTCCACGCCCAAGGGCGTGATGACAGACGCGCAGGCCCGCGGGCAGCACGTCGGTGGCGAAGTCCTGTGCAGGATTTGGTAA
- a CDS encoding type Z 30S ribosomal protein S14: MARLSLRVKQKRKQKFPVREYTRCQRCGRARAYYRKFGLCRLCFRELALQGLIPGVRKASW, from the coding sequence GTGGCGCGTTTATCCTTGCGAGTCAAGCAGAAGCGGAAACAGAAATTTCCCGTCCGGGAGTACACACGCTGCCAGCGTTGCGGACGCGCGCGCGCGTATTACAGAAAGTTCGGCTTGTGCCGTCTCTGTTTCCGCGAGCTCGCGCTTCAGGGGTTGATCCCCGGCGTCCGAAAGGCGAGCTGGTAA
- the rplE gene encoding 50S ribosomal protein L5, which produces MAETKKDKKSAAAKPAAKTKKEVEHGDDPSGTPRLFERYKTTIVPELMKRFGYSSVMQVPELEKISLNMGVGDAVQDAKLLDQALNDLEQICGQKPVITKAKKSISNFKLREGMQIGVRVTLRRARMYEFLDRFIGTAIPRIRDFRGVSDKSFDGRGNYTLGVKEQIIFPEIDVDKISRIFGMDITIVTSAKTDEEAMALLQAFGLPFRKKEVA; this is translated from the coding sequence ATGGCTGAGACCAAAAAAGACAAAAAGTCCGCTGCGGCAAAACCCGCGGCAAAGACGAAGAAAGAGGTCGAGCACGGCGACGATCCTTCGGGAACTCCCCGTCTCTTCGAGCGGTATAAAACGACCATCGTGCCCGAGCTGATGAAGCGCTTCGGCTACTCGAGCGTGATGCAGGTGCCGGAACTCGAAAAGATCTCCCTGAACATGGGCGTCGGTGACGCAGTGCAGGATGCAAAGCTTCTCGACCAGGCGTTGAACGATCTCGAACAGATCTGTGGTCAGAAGCCGGTCATCACGAAGGCGAAAAAGAGCATCTCGAATTTCAAGCTGCGAGAAGGTATGCAGATCGGCGTGCGCGTCACGTTGCGTCGCGCGCGCATGTATGAATTCCTCGACCGCTTTATCGGGACGGCGATCCCGCGCATCCGCGATTTCCGCGGCGTGTCCGACAAATCCTTCGACGGGCGCGGCAATTACACGCTCGGTGTGAAGGAACAGATCATTTTCCCCGAAATCGACGTCGACAAGATCAGCCGGATTTTCGGAATGGACATCACCATCGTGACCTCGGCGAAGACCGACGAGGAAGCAATGGCCTTGTTGCAGGCCTTCGGCCTCCCGTTCCGGAAAAAGGAAGTCGCCTGA